The window AAATTGccaaagagagttcaaaaacTTCCGGAACTGAACTGACACCATTCTTAGATAAAGCAacacataaatattgttttattgcagTGATGAACATTTCATTGTTTCTAAAAATGGGCCCCGCATTCTGAAGTATAGACAGAAGTAAGTGAAGAGAAAGAATTTTTGATCTTAATTCATGAGATTTGGGATCTGGTGCTCCTTCAGGTAGGGGTTTCATGGATAATTTACACAGTGCTCTAAAAACCAAGAAAGCATCTTTTTGCAAAACATGTGTGAATTTGGCTGTCACTGAGTTATCATTTTCAGACACAACATCAACACTCTCCTGTGAAGGAATTCTCGGTATAGCTGTGTCACTTACAATCTGGCTATTACTTTCCTGGGATATACTATGATTATCTAGAGAGTCATGTGGATTCTCATTGTTTTCAGAGACATTATCTTCGATTTCCAAATACTTTTTTGCTGCAATAGAAACTGCATTGTCAATGACAGATTCTACAATTTGTTGTGCAATCATTTTAGCTTCTACAATTTTATCAGGCATTTCCTCTTGATCATTGTGATTTTGATGATCAGACACTATATTTCCATTTGGCATTTTATGATATAACATGGGATTAGACTGATGTACGTCAGAGCCACCTTCCAAAGCTTGATTTTCCATTTTAGTGAAAATAACATTCAGCATTTGTGTTAGAGTGGCTCGTGCTGTTGTTTGATTTATCAAATTCTTACTTGCCAAATAGATATTATAGCATGTTCGAACTGCAAGCAATACTGTTCCCTCATGAACTTCAACATGTTGACTTGTAATCACTGTCAAAAGAGCTTTGATAATTTGAAGCTGAACTCCTTCGTCAGTCTGTGGGCCAGTGAAACAGCTGCATATTGTCTCAACTATTCTATCAATAAGAAGCTTTCTGGGAGTAGTTGAGTCAGGTATATTTCCAGTAAGATGACCATAGGCAATTAGTTTCTGCAAGCAATCCAAAGCTGTAACAACTATCCTGGATGCCTTGCTTTGGCATGCCAACTCAAATGGCAAGAAATACTTTTCTGCTGTTATAATATTTGATGCATCATTTTTAGGTAAGGGTAGTGTGCCAGAGGGAATCTCTGTTGACTCTGATTGGCCTCCATCTTTTAATTCTGCCTTAATTTCCTCTGAAACAAAGATCATATTTTATAGCAAGACAAATCTCAGTTATAAAAAGTGCAAGCAAGTTGATGGTACTATATTGATgacaaaaaaagaataaaactaaataatctgACTTGAGTTTTGTGCCAtcatataagataatataacaCTATGTACTTGTAAATACTTTTCCTATCAATAAATATCAATTACCAGACTTGCTTTAGGTCTAACAACCAATCGTAAATTGGTGATTTaggtatgtaattttttttgtatatacaatatttattaaatttgaaatcttgtttttattatttgctgATAAGTGCCACTGGTAAAACAGACTGTTAACATTTTTGCAAAACTATTGCAGTTTATGAAAATACAACCATCTGACAGACATAATTACAGACTGTCAAATACTTTGTAAAGTGGTGCCATTGGTGCACCCTTTTACAGTAAAAATAATCTTGATATACTGATGCAGTGGGTCtataattattcttatataGATTTCTAAAATGAACAAAAGAGTTAAGctaaagtttatattaaaataacaataacagaaaatttatttcttGAGTATGAGAATcatgtttgaaaaaaaaaggagTATCTAGTTTAAAATTGACCTAAACCCAAGAAGCTAAACTAGAAGCTTGCTGTTCTTACTAAACTAGAAGTActaacacaaaaatattaatacatattatcttaaaataaattgcCAAAATTaaggtagttttatttttgtattactaATGGTGAAGAATTTTACTTGGTATAATAATTAGAGATTATGTTTTATAATCACTTTGAAGAGGATAAATATGTCAAAATTTACCTCAATACAACCATATAATTAGAATTTATGAAGTACAGATAAGATAACAAATAGGTAGGCATATCCCCACCATAACATTGTTCAAGGCTCAATGCACTCACTTTTCacagtattaaaatatacaatcatGTTAAAAGTTCCCTATGTTCTATTGtactatatgtattatattatatggcacATCTAAATATTGACTTACTAAACGTTTCCTAATGCGCCAAAATGGACACTTACCAAGGGCAACTTCACAAGACTTTTTCAGCTGGCTGTGATAAGATCGTTTTATATCCTTATCCGCTAAAATCTTTTCCAAAGCCCTGACTATGAACATTTCTTTAGTCTTCAGGTTGGTTTGCATCGTTAAAGCTGAAATCACTCCATTCGTTTGGTCGAAGTCGAGTTAGACTGGCGGTATATTCTTATTCATTTATCGTAATTTCTAATTAGGCACTGATGTATTGCAAATATTTTAGGATTACATTAGTAACGTAAATGCACGCATAAAACTAAATAAGGATTTAATAACACTATTACATTTCACTGTGGTCTGTGATTGCGAATTACCTACGATGTAAATTACTAAATTGTAAAATAGAACTATAATGTTCTTAGTTCCCCTCACGGCTCACACCTCATCACAAACATGTCAAATGTCATGTGCCAACTGCCAAATTATGTCAAAgtcctaatttttttattcacacaTCATAGGCATAGGTGAagatagtgtttaaattctctttgggcATGGGGATCAGGGTGTAacgataaaataatgttaaacacATTCGAGGAGAAAGTAATATCACATTTACCATATCATCAATCTCTGAAATTGTacagattatatattttattaacatttgatTTCTGATACCTGCGAAACATTTAAGTACAGGCATGTTTACAACTTACCCACCTGTCTTAGATAATAATACAACCAGAATTTTAACGtacctttttaaataattttactcaCATCTGACAGTTGCTCTGAGGACAGCAACTCATGTAAATATAACCTCCTTGATTTGAGAACATTTTCAATTGCTCTGCATGTAGTAAATTGGCTTACATTAGGACTGTATCAGAGAGAAAACAAGAAGTTATAAGCAGATGGAGATTCTGCCAGTAGCGCAATATCACGGCAAGTTTTACTCTCGATGATGAAGCTCGTCTCATTTGTGTTTTGTAACGTACAAATAGTGAAAACATCGTTATAAGCTTCTTAAACTTGTCCTCACTCGTTCTAAAATAACAGGTGCAATCTTTAAAACTTCACTCAAGATTATTCCTTTCGTAATGGTCATATGGTTAAATTGATTTCGTTTTAAAATCGAGTCTTTCACCCATCACTTTCTCTTACGTTTAGTTTCAATGCTAATGCAAGCATTATAGCTCTCTTTCTGTGATTGACCgtggtttatttttatttactcaaattatcttgTACGAAACACGAATTCACGATGTTAATATACAAGGATCGCGATATCGTCAATTTCATATGTCATCTATAAATACATCGTAAAGGataatttcacaaaaaatatcGTGATTGTTTAGTATGACCATTTTGTTTAGATACTTTGTTGAAGTATGTGCGTATTATTGTCATTCTACCTAAAACCTTTATTTTGATTCATATTAATGCTAATTcacatatatttaatatactctGCACCTGCAATAAGTAgatttcatttttggtattatgATTGTGGGGCTGTGGGTGTGGGCCACAAACTGAGATGCTAAAGTTGTTGGCATTTGGctttagagtaaaagtgttctggaATCTGGATTTGGCAGTTGGCACTTGTCAGTTGTCAGCGGCAACTGCGAGTGCGGTACCTACTACTGCGGCTTTGGGTAATGGGTTTGTGATTGCGATTTGCGACGGTAACATAATCACCAAATCCAAAACTTTTGacttaatagtttttattatttgattggTTTTAATATAGTAATCAAAATTGCTTCCACAATGACAGTAACTCGGGTGGCAGAATCCCGGAcggaattcaaattaaaaagtcTTCCCGAGGACGCAATTTCGAGTATTAAATTTGCGCCGAAATCAAATCAGTTTCTTTTGGTAGCCTCTTGGGATTGTTCTGTGAGACTCTACGATGTGTCAGCTAATATTGAAAGGCATAAATATAACCATGAGTTGCCCGTTttagatgtttgtttcagagtaaGTCAGCCATTACCAGTTTGCTGTTATGGTTTTCATAACCTgtgatgtttattatttttatcgttAATACAGGATTCTGTACACTCATACAGTGGAGGCGTAGATCAAACTCTGAAGATGTTTGACTTGAATGCTACAAGTGAAACAGTACTAGGTGATCACAAAGGGGCCATTAGGTGTGTAGAGTTTGCAAGTGAGGTGAACGCTATACTGACTGGAAGTTGGGATGGAACTGTGAAGATGTGGGATAGTAGAGTGCCAAACTGTGTAGGTACATATAATCAAGGAAATGAAAGGGTATGTGGACTTAAAATTACTGTTATGTTTGGTTGATAAGTTCAagtaatttttctaaaatataagaTTGCTCTACTATTTCGtttcttaaatttttgtttaaatattttctagGTGTACACAATGAGTATAGTTGGAGAAAAATTTGTTGTTGGGACATCAGGACGTAAGATATTTGTGTGGGATGTGAGGAACATGGGGCATGTGAATCAACGGAGAGAATCCTCTCTCAAGTACCAAACTAGATGCATAAGAGTTTTCCCTAACAAACAAGGCTATGTTTTAAGTTCTATTGAGGGCCGTGTCGCAGTTGAATATTTGGATAGTAATCCAGAAGTACAGAAAAAGAAGTATGCATTTAAGTGTCACAGGATTAAAGATGGAGGTGACTATTATGTGtgtttaattttctttaaatattgtatttatttgagCTAAGAGGTAAGCAaatctattgtaactgtaactgattttgattgacaagtcgtaaacagtcagccacactttGAATTAGCACCttagtattatgaatattaaaccactaatGTTAAGGCTCACATTTACAAATCAGATTTGGTCAAGCGTCATCGGGCTGTGAGatagcaatagctaacaatctcaaccagcaatagctaacaatctcaaccagcaatagctaacaatctcaaccagcattagctaacaatctcaaccagcattagctaataatctcaaccagcaatagctaacaatgtatGAGTGTGTACATGCCTATCGCTGGCTGAAAGAGTAAGCAGAATTTGGAAGGTATTTAGAAGTATGTGGGTGGAAgtgatgaaataatataaaaaacgaaACAAAGTGTCTGTGACATGGACAGGTCACAATTTAAACTTTGTAACGtatcttaatattaaaaattacaggTATTGAGAAGATATATCCAGTTAATGCAATTAGTTTTCACTCAGTGTACAATACATTTGCTACAGGGGGTTCAGATGGCTACGTCAATATATGGGatggttttaataaaaaacgacTTTGCCAGTTCCACAGGTAATCATTCTATTATTTACTATTGTTTAATAAGTTTAAACATAATTTTCACTTTCTATTGCCATACTACTAGAAAGTcatattatactttaaattatatatctgTGTATATGTTAAAAGTATGGGTTAGAATGGAATACCATAAATGACAAAATTTGAATTACGTACAATGAATTAGTACCATAGATAGTTGACACTGGAgaagtgttttaaatttttaatacaattaaattagaTAAGATTTAAAAGAGATCTCAGTCTATGCTACAGTGCTTGTTCCGAGTTATATTTTGCAAAATGCAATCAAGTAGATAGTAGTCAATATGTAGTATCATTACTTACCCATGAATCAATTTATTGCCCGAGattgatatatttttcttatacttAATACAAAGGTGCAAgagaaaacccaaaaatttcaaaacaaggtaattaaatatttcaaacctattcattaattttttaatgttttataccTCTCTGATAtgctattttcaattttattaattaaacattctttttcacaagattttataacaatactttacttgaacggttggctcagttggttaaagcaccggcacggaacaccggaggtcatgggttggagtcccgcatcattcataaaattttgtttttcacattttatttgttaaacatTCTTCAACATATACACTTAAGgaataaagtattattacaGTTAGAGAATTATTTTAAAGCTACATTTGACTTtactgcatttttaattatttcatgtcTGTTTCAGATATAACACAGCAGTCTCATCCCTAAGTTTTTCTCATGATGGCTCTGCACTTGCCATTGCTTGCTCACAACTAGATGAGACCCAAATTGAAGATCCCAAGCCCGAAGACACCATCTACATTCGATATGTTACTGACCAAGAGACCAAACCAAAATGAGGGTGTCCTGTGGGTGCTGTATGATTTTGTGATGGTATTGCTATGTAGTACCTATATATCCTAAACTATACCATAGATGTATAATATGCtcatgataataaataaaattggttcCAAGAAGACATCTAAGGTTCTCTTCATTTGTAACGAATAAAAACCGATCTGTGAGCATTTTCCGGTGCGCCACATGAAACAAACTTGCACTAATTACTTGGCAGTAGTACATTCATGCATTATTTCACATATTAGATTAGGTTTGGGAGTATCTACATAGAGTTGTTATCACAATATCATAACACCATGAGTGTTGGAGGTTAATAAAAGTGAAGTTTAAGTGGactataattaataagtttttaataaatatatctctaaagtgtgtatttattttattattagtcgTTCACCAACATTCAAGTGTCAACTTTTAAGAATAATGAGTTTGCTTTGCTAATGTGTAGTCTTGCAAGAAAagactaaaatattattatcaaataagaGGCTTGTACTTGGGCCTTGGCTTGGATTAAGGTCATTTGCAACTCTTATAATTTGCAGATTTATTTTTTGCGGAGAAGGACTGTTGTTACTTCTGAGGGAGAGTTTCGTACCGTTTCACCACATGTTACGAATAGTATCTTGATCTATATatgtgggtaacactgaaaatgtttcgaactggccagttagaaatgTTGCTaacgaaaactttttttgaatttcaattttagaactgtggtaacctaatgtagtatattgcatttatttgtcatttgtttttgtgaattgccGGCAAAGAGTTTTATTCTTGTTatacgtgaaaatgaacctaacgcgagacaAAATTcggtcaattatttattatgactttgatgttgtgggcttactcaaccacaaagctatgataggctccgattagcatttcttaatgaagccccatctcatgCCACTGTTTACAATTGATTttacgagtttaagcgtggacgtagcaatctcaataatgatccgcgtgagggagggggataacagcgactactgaagataacatcagtgctgtgcgacgaaTGATAGAGGAacataagagagtgacctatcgcACATACGGGCAAGCTTAGGCAATGGTATGAgtcaacttcaaaaaatattactcgaacatttaggcgtcaggaagctttgtaccagatggattccccatattttaaccgacgaccagaaacaccttcacatggactggtgtcgtcaaatgttagataagttcaacggcgatGACTCAAATGcagtatttgacatcgtcacaggtgatgaaagctggatatattgctacgaacccgaaaccaaaagacaatcagctcagtgggtgtttcctttcgaggatcggccaatcGTACTTCAGACtagtatgtcaatcgctgtttgcctgttgttttggaaaaaattcgacatcagcgccctcgaagcaggatcctccttcaccatgacaatgcttcagcgcactccgcaaaacggactgttgaatatttgactgaggcaggtgtcgagataatgagtcatccgccgtATAGTCCTGACTGactttatttattcccaagaactaaagaaaattcgaggtattcgctttaggagccctgaagatgcggcgaaagcgtacgaaaatgacatagaagagacccctaaggaagaatgggcccactgcttttctcagtggttccatcgaatgcgaagatgtgtagagaggaacggagattacctcgaaaaacaataaaagtattggcaactttctacattaagccgtttttcattttctaaacattttcagcgTTACCTAGGtacaacaatattaataatcattgcCACAATCAATAATGATGTCTGGCAGTTGCCTCATCATACAGATTAGCGTTTGAATTTAGCTTTATATATTCGTATTCGTaagttgaaaaatatttataaattgatttCGTTTACTGAGAAAAGGATGTATCCGACACTTACTAAACCGTTGGCATTGACGTGTTTGATTTGTCTATAAGTATTTACGTCCACGTATTGACACATCCACAGAAAATGTTTCTATAGCGACATTCATCGTGAAACTGTCTGAAAACAAGCAGTGGATTGTACCAGTGACCAGAAGCAACAACTTGCGACTGTATCTGATCGCCGCTAGAGGACACAGTAACTACGGTTTTCTGTGGTGGGGTGCCGAGTCGGTAACAAAAATATACATCGGTGCAGATTCCCATGGGGACGTGGCACAAATTACGAACGATTCCTTAAGCGAAATTCACGGTAACCAGGGCTATAGAGATAAAACGAAAAGAAAAATACAGAAACCATGTGTGGGTCCGTTACAGGAAAGTCCACGACGAAAACACACCATTCGCATTCTAATGGAATCCCAAAGAATAAACGATAAGAGAGACCTCCACatggtttttataaatatagaaaagGCTTTTGATCGCATCATAAGACCATTAATTTAGCAGGCATTACGAGCAAAGATGGTACCTGAATGTTGTGTGCAAATAGTAGCAGACATGTATGACAGCGTCTCCGCAAAAGTTCCCAGCAGGAATCAGTAAGAAGCTCGGTGAGGAGGGAGTCTTCTCGGGAGGCTCATAGGAGTGCTTTTTGATTCAAGAATGCCAATACGCGTTAAAGTCAAAGTGCACAAAACCGCAACGACTTATGACGGAGTGGAGTACTGGCTGCCCAAGAAACAACAATCCGACAAACTACATCTCGCCACATTGAGACTGTTTTGGATAAAGTGACATTAGAGGAACTTTTAAGGTACAACCGATACAAGATAAGTTAGCAGAAGCACGCCTACGATGGTACCACAATGGCGGTCAAGACCCAAACAGCGCGGGAGACTTATTTGTATATCTGTTGTTAGGAAGGCGAtggaaaacaataatattgaccCAAGGATGACACCGGAAAAAGACATGCCTGGAGAAAAATGATTAGGAAAGCCGACCTTAAATAAAGATGGGAAAAAGACAAACCCCAATCTATTCTGCCAAATAAAACTTCTGCCCTGTATTAAGTCTACCGTATAATCAGATATgctgtaggtacctacctagttATCTGCCAACCTATTATATTAGTTCCACTCAGTCATATTACTTTATCAAACTTTAACGTAGAACAAAACGCCTGTAAACCCTGACGTAATCGTTTTCTATAAGTATTTTGCTATGAAATTGTGTCAGGTACTATTTTATGACAATCGTAGTATGTCGTTGTAGTAGTATGCAGTCACTTAATCAGGCATGGTAGTACTAACAACCTTCGAAGATTTTCTAGTTGTTTGTTATTAACTAAGAGTACATTACCTACAAATTGTAGAAATgttcttatataaatattgtcgATTTCAGTGGTCAGCTTCATTTTGTGATCCAACAAGGcgctcaaaaataaatttatcgtCAGCGCACAGGCGCATTATTTATGATGTAGGAcgttgtttatatattatttaaaattaatctgTATTGTTTcactggattgcattattttaaaaatatgtatatgtttaatcttttgtgtaattaatatgcatgtctctgaattgtattttttgtgattgacttTGACGAgaaatcttttgattttatgtcaataaaatattttgactctGACTTTCCGATGGAGTTCGATGAACTCACAATTTTGCATCCTGCGTCAGTTTTGGTTCAATGCTGGGTGATTTATCAAAGAGTGGATggatgatttttattaaaaattagtgACGAATTTTGCGAAAGTGGATCAAGAAATAGTCTTACATCGTATTTCGTAGTCTCTCGGTAtctaataagtatatattttttataatgtatagTGGACTTTTCAGCAAAACTTTGAAATAGGTAATACTCGACGATGGCACCAACTACCAAAGCCCAGCCCATTATACTCAGATTTGAACCCAATGGACCCGATGATTTATGGTAAGTTTTAGATGACATTGGCTGCTCCGACACGCCGATATCTCTCTGTGTGTCTGACAGGGGTGACGCTGAAATGGATGTGCTGCGTTTAATGGAAAATCGACGATGTGCTTGGGTCGCGCACCACAGTTTACGCAGGGTGAACTGCGCATAATTTTGTATTGGCAAAATGGTCTTTCCCAATAAGTGTAGTGCATGCCGTCTTTTTAGACCATCAGtagactacacatcccgatagttaccaggtttCCGTCGACGCATCCTACCCTTCGAACAGGGATTGTTTCCCTtgtagagttctcgtgacaggcatcgtcatgtTCGCTTAATACCACTGTTTGTGGCGGCGAAGTGGGGTTGgtcattcccttccctaaaatatggccgagggaggcgatggctggtccatgcgacATACTCgcgaacgggtgctgcttgtggtggctggatgattctctcaccgggaaatctgatgtatgtttttatttcttttattttttctatattttttttaaatcaaagttactatatttagttatttatatatctaatatgATAGATAGGTGATAGTGCCGTTGCTATGGTACTAGCGGAAAATAGTTCGAGCAAAATCCGCGAGCAGTTTTCAAGTCACTCGTCCGGCCACCTGCGCACTGTGCAGCGCTACAATACTAGGTGGCTTGGAGTGTTGCCGGTCTCTAATTATGacggtgatacgacaaacgGGGGTTTTTACctacaaacttgagtcttctggggattaGGTTTAGTAAGATTAAGTTTACCTACTATTTTTTACCCTATTACAAGTCCTCCTCAATAGAGGACTCGTTAGAAGACTACAGTTTTTTTCGGCACTGTTCTACAATTGCTCAAGAGAGATTTGCATAGCTAGCCCACAGCGATGCATGTTGGAGGCGTCCAACATTTGATTGATATTCAGAAGGAACAGTGAAAGAGATAGTACACAGCCTTGGGCAGCTCAagtgttcacgggcttcgggtttgagttccgtcaacaacgacctgtatgctgcgccaaGGGACGAAGTAAGTGGTCTCGATAAGCCGAAAAGACGGAAGTTTCTTTTAACGCATTAccgggagtattccgaagaactgtttgaaCTAATTCTTGCTGCTGCATTCAACCTTCGCATCACTTGCCACAAACTTGGATATCATTCTCTACATCTGGATGTATAGCGTTACTATAcgtgtgcggttttcaaagaacgtCCTGTcatacaaccaaactgtggatTGACTAACTAAGATGAGGCAACATGAGTATCTTAACAGAGTTAGTGTCTACATCTGTACCTAAAAGTCTGGCAAAGCTCGGCTTCTCGGATGTTTTAAGAGTGAGGGCGGTAGtagttactaaataaataacaaaagtgACTTCTTGTACGCTCGACGGAGCATACCTGCATTTAATCCTCATTTGACCCTCAAATATCAGCCTGTCTCTCACGAAAGGACTTcgaaatgtattttaatttcctAGGTCTTTAT of the Leptidea sinapis chromosome 41, ilLepSina1.1, whole genome shotgun sequence genome contains:
- the LOC126976630 gene encoding mitotic checkpoint protein BUB3 encodes the protein MTVTRVAESRTEFKLKSLPEDAISSIKFAPKSNQFLLVASWDCSVRLYDVSANIERHKYNHELPVLDVCFRDSVHSYSGGVDQTLKMFDLNATSETVLGDHKGAIRCVEFASEVNAILTGSWDGTVKMWDSRVPNCVGTYNQGNERVYTMSIVGEKFVVGTSGRKIFVWDVRNMGHVNQRRESSLKYQTRCIRVFPNKQGYVLSSIEGRVAVEYLDSNPEVQKKKYAFKCHRIKDGGIEKIYPVNAISFHSVYNTFATGGSDGYVNIWDGFNKKRLCQFHRYNTAVSSLSFSHDGSALAIACSQLDETQIEDPKPEDTIYIRYVTDQETKPK